From Pseudochaenichthys georgianus chromosome 11, fPseGeo1.2, whole genome shotgun sequence, a single genomic window includes:
- the ash1l gene encoding histone-lysine N-methyltransferase ASH1L isoform X1 — protein sequence MDPKNQMGTTTPPPLLSGVSSGEREKEGGGGKNEEEDEKKRDREKEGAVTATPGPGGVGASGPGGAGGDQSHFSIKESSLSEGNVKLKIGLQAKRMKKPPKILENYVCRPAFKATVRHTGRGGGGARGNRAAATGDGAGVQNQSPSSGRGKDKEKSPSVNKPASSSSSTPSAKVPTPPPPAPPPTSTTTLSASQVNGSAPTKRGSPKTDGKSDTKPDTKAATTTSERPLNLHRPPSDSKTHPSGKKTPIPQPNPRTSSPSPSLPASKEPEAVKPPQYNFSTENQRDKEKGVPNWGGPTVTEKLAQLIATCPPSKTPKPAKPTKIDPAPPLPSSGFMAPTAKQRDRAMANRNTYSRMLHLSPPPPVSRPPGRPYGSRNKDNGMDNSPSLTPLRTDETEGAGKASSSSGNSISNSSSRSNSPALAYGNNRLSAMSTDSNNDNINSSISKSQSRPAHGQPHNTSSPACPISSSSSTSAEQRTLSAVSHLGSPVISQGHHARESPALAEESSASEREQDSDSPRDLTNCPPATGTGKPEGKDRGPSNQSLRVEKSSSPSKRSPNRDSSRPGRTISPPEAVRHRASSSPEPDGDESPLTPLRDDSPDSSIDSSAEQDNKPLKKRRGRKPRWGRLMSGMHEGIAGHDSPFEVSQTDLPLSLSLEMPLPPVKRPVGRPPNPNKVKPNPVLQSQGSQLFAPLAKKRGRPKSKMPRLDAPARGCLPNKLAPSKVFSSLLKSKEEQDPPVLHPEVDLNPPKPMPRKRGRPKRLPPTLPQEGQPPTLAPEAGEIGEKRFRSKGNGQLIMKTIIGKINKMKSMKRKRILSQILLGPRPEDSPKPSTVVGSVEATTQSLSSLAASFGGKLGPQINVSKKGTIYMGKRRGRKPKSGYNATASTPPPEPFLSPNTTSPLHHHHSQVFPSPSLSQSSGGHSPISDASFVEPGSVHFASHSHYSNSHHSHNTFSFPPPTFSAPNPRNPGLGSSTSMSTVASQKKASYRGYHHHHHNHYRQHYHYPKLSPPRPLHPTSPAPLTELKEATPSPVSESHSEETVPSDSGIGTDNNSTSDRGEKAGGLGGIGMPHGMGSKLLMPGVIGSAVGPGVGLNSRGRRRHSAVLLDRPSPSPSPHGVGTSPDPRRPHPAAPASSLIGHKEKHKHKCKRRSPRCPGYDKLKRQKRKRKKKYLQLRSRRHDPDFLAELDEIVVRISEIRIAHRTTGHRLGSGIGMAAGTSRGPGVGSRPGGLGGTGGPPPHHYVHRDILPTIFRVNFGSFYSHPAYSHCDPLHYVRKPDMKKKRGRPPKMRESMSDVPFLPGLGFPLSSGGFYHPSYSVPYSSGPLGLGYYRGFPPASALYPHPHHQSPHTAPSHHSHHSPSFPPPPPTSYMHHHHPSHLLLNPSKFHKKKHKLLRQEYLGGGRSPVLYPPMSSELSFNWHHKHKHRHKHRERCGEEDREEAARGGSGSRATAGISDSGASGKAERVGSLGMAESLQRCRFGEDTASTSASKQAASTSANSPSSSSSSSAERYKRKESPMSCLGPSRLALGSSSKGHHPVESWFRMGGSSKADYSKLSRSQVSPGQGPFSEGQPEDPAGCSDSENEEPLSPAVDLEPGSHDSPNLTNLFASALTRTTLKGGKCRKTEAVTESSSFSRVDRPIRKDRSTSAERRDLGSSGIQSRGIALSPPEGPEGSMHHRQQHHHQPSLFHSHSSASSSSCLSPSQDFCLDASLPHHSYRAQPSKHSLHHVNKILRAKKLQRQARTGNNVVKKRGPGRPRKHPLPSPPPSPPPVVELNPIRQRDRGAERPVGGRAWEEDTVTEAIESVVQGQCRKSQKKTQWDGGEDEEDEEEEEEDGEVEEPEERLPDREENLGNLAARSKAGTGRSWLTQEELQQFRGSTESKPDGHCSPEPPAPVPEEQAPPPAPIITQREKRPARPPKKKFQKAGLYSDVYKSEDPRSQLLQLKKEKLEYIPGEHDYGLFPPPIHVGKYLRQKRIDFQLPYDILWLWKHDQLYKRPDVPLYKKIRSNVYVDVKPLSGYETTTCNCKPRENINDKACLDDCLNRMSFAECSPSTCPSNDQCDNQHIQRHDWVQCLERFRAEGKGWGIRTKESLCSGQFIIEYLGEVVSEQEFRSRMMEQYFAHSGQYCLNLDSGMVIDSYRMGNEARFINHSCEPNCEMQKWSVNGVYRIGLFALKEIPDGTELTYDYNFHSFNTEEQQVCECGSESCRGIIGGKSQRINGLPPKAGGTRRLGRLKEKRKSKHQLKKREEESSDSSKFYPHLMKPMSNRERNFVLKHRVFLLRNWEKMREKQELLKKEGERDRDSGSLSLYTRWGAVIRDDGNIKSDVFLTQFSALQTSRSVRTRRLAAAEENTEVTRTARLAHIFKEICDMITSYKDSAGQTLAAPLVNLPSRKRNSQYYEKVSDPLDLSTIEKQILTGHYKTVEAFDTDMLKVFRNAEKYYGKKSSVGRDVCRLRKAYFSARHEAAVQIDEIVGETASEADSSDSLERDHGGSGSHDKDDDIIRCICGMYKDEGLMIQCEKCMVWQHFDCMRLETEVEHYLCEQCEPRPVDTEVPMIPQPSYAQAGSVYYICLLRDELLLHQGDCAYLMRDSRRTPEGQPVRQSYRLLSHVNRDKLDIFRIEKLWKNEKGERFAFGHHYFRPHETHHSPSRRFYQNELFRMPLYEIVPLESVVATCCVLDLYTYCKGRPKNVKEQDVYICDYRLDKSAHLFYKIHRNRYPVCTKPYAFNHFPKRLAPKRDFSPHYVPDNYKRAGGRSAWKSEQPKGPGGCEDDGSSCDRGEDFPPEAEEGRGGEEDDADLNPEDPEALSAKPRGAERQGEGDEDEDDEDDDDDEEEEEEEGQVSEERKDLEDNSAERIGEMIEMPSSSASSPLHHPVLGRREAQRDRLNKILLDLLHKTPSKNGEEAGSKEGAIDISYLLEEGAGRRMRRRTLGFGDFVCRK from the exons ATGGATCCGAAAAATCAGATGGGAACTACAACGCCACCCCCTCTTCTCTCAGGTGTTTCCTCGGGGGAGCGAGAAAAGGAGGGAGGGGGTGGAAAgaatgaagaggaggatgagaaGAAAAGAGACAGGGAGAAGGAGGGAGCTGTCACTGCCACTCCTGGTCCTGGAGGGGTAGGAGCGAGTGGGCCAGGAGGCGCCGGGGGTGACCAGTCCCATTTCTCCATCAAAGAGAGCAGCCTGTCCGAGGGCAATGTCAAACTTAAGATCGGCCTTCAAGCAAAACGCATGAAGAAGCCCCCTAAGATCCTGGAGAATTATGTGTGCCGACCAGCATTCAAGGCCACTGTGAGGCACACGGGCCGCGGGGGAGGCGGTGCTCGTGGAAACCGTGCAGCCGCTACAGGTGATGGGGCAGGAGTTCAGAACCAGAGTCCTTCAAGTGGCAGGGGAAAAGATAAGGAAAAGAGTCCAAGTGTCAACAAACcagcctcctcttcttcttcaacCCCCTCTGCTAAAGTTCCCACGCCACCACCTCCTGCTCCTCCCCCCACCAGCACTACCACCCTGTCTGCCTCCCAAGTGAATGGGAGCGCTCCGACAAAAAGG GGTTCACCAAAGACTGATGGCAAGTCTGACACAAAGCCAGACACAAAAGCAGCCACCACCACATCTGAGAGACCCCTTAACCTTCACCGCCCTCCATCGGACAGCAAAACCCATCCCTCTGGGAAGAAAACACCAATTCCCCAACCCAACCCCCGGACATCTTCACCTTCTCCATCACTACCTGCATCAAAAGAACCTGAAGCTGTCAAACCTCCTCAATACAACTTCAGCACTGAAAATCAGCGAGACAAGGAAAAGGGTGTTCCAAATTGGGGAGGCCCCACAGTCACTGAGAAGTTAGCTCAACTCATAGCAACTTGCCCACCATCAAAGACCCCTAAGCCAGCTAAACCCACAAAGATTGACCCCGCTCCTCCTCTCCCCAGCTCAGGCTTTATGGCCCCGACAGCAAAGCAACGAGACAGGGCTATGGCCAATAGGAACACATATTCAAGAATGTTACATCTTTCCCCACCACCTCCTGTGTCACGGCCACCTGGTCGGCCCTATGGTTCTAGGAACAAAGACAATGGTATGGACAATTCACCCTCCCTGACACCTTTGAGGACAGACGAGACGGAAGGGGCTGGGAAAGCTAGTAGCAGCAGCGGTAACAGCATCAGCAACAGCAGTAGTCGCAGCAACAGTCCAGCACTTGCGTATGGGAATAACCGCCTGTCGGCTATGTCAACGGACAGTAACAAcgacaacatcaacagtagcaTTTCTAAGTCACAGTCACGCCCGGCTCACGGCCAACCCCATAACACGTCTTCGCCAGCTTGTCCCATTTCATCCTCTTCCAGCACTTCAGCTGAGCAAAGGACGTTGAGTGCAGTGAGTCACCTGGGCTCCCCTGTTATTTCACAAGGACACCATGCACGAGAGAGTCCTGCCTTGGCAGAGGAAAGCAGTGCCAGTGAGAGAGAACAGGACAGTGACAGCCCCAGAGACTTAACCAACTGCCCTCCTGCAACAGGAACAGGAAAGCCAGAAGGGAAGGACAGGGGGCCTAGTAATCAGTCACTGAGAGTTGAGAAGAGCTCTAGTCCAAGTAAGCGCAGTCCCAATCGGGATAGTAGCCGACCCGGTCGGACTATTAGCCCCCCTGAGGCTGTAAGACATAGGGCGTCTTCTTCACCAGAGCCAGATGGTGATGAAAGCCCACTAACACCTCTGAGAGATGATTCTCCAGATTCATCCATAGACTCTTCAGCGGAGCAGGACAACAAACCCCTTAAAAAACGCAGGGGAAGGAAACCCCGCTGGGGCCGTTTAATGAGTGGGATGCATGAAGGAATAGCAGGCCACGACAGTCCCTTTGAAGTGAGCCAAACCGACTTGCCTTTATCTTTAAGCTTGGAAATGCCGTTACCGCCGGTTAAGAGACCCGTGGGCAGGCCTCCGAACCCAAATAAGGTCAAACCAAATCCTGTGCTACAAAGTCAAGGGTCACAGCTCTTTGCACCACTGGCAAAGAAAAGAGGAAGGCCGAAGTCCAAAATGCCAAGGCTTGATGCTCCGGCCCGTGGTTGCCTTCCTAACAAGCTGGCCCCCTCCAAGGTCTTTTCATCTTTACTGAAGTCCAAAGAAGAGCAGGATCCCCCTGTGCTTCACCCAGAGGTGGACCTTAACCCCCCTAAACCTATGCCTAGAAAACGTGGACGCCCAAAGCGCCTTCCCCCTACCTTACCCCAGGAGGGTCAGCCTCCAACGTTGGCTCCAGAGGCCGGGGAAATTGGAGAAAAACGGTTCCGGAGCAAAGGAAATGGGCAGCTAATCATGAAAACTATTATAGGCAAGATCAATAAAATGAAAAGTATGAAACGGAAACGTATTCTCAGTCAAATCTTGTTAGGCCCAAGACCAGAAGACTCGCCTAAACCCAGTACGGTTGTTGGTTCTGTGGAAGCTACAACCCAATCATTGTCCTCCCTTGCTGCTTCTTTTGGGGGGAAACTAGGGCCACAAATTAATGTCAGTAAAAAGGGTACAATATACATGGGTAAGAGGAGAGGCCGTAAGCCAAAATCGGGGTATAACGCCACAGCTTCAACACCACCACCAGAACCCTTCTTATCCCCGAACACCACTTCCCCTCTCCATCACCATCATTCACAAGTcttcccctccccctccctctcacaGTCTAGTGGGGGCCACAGTCCCATCAGCGATGCCAGCTTTGTGGAGCCCGGTTCTGTGCACTTTGCCAGTCACTCTCACTATTCTAACTCCCATCATAGCCACAACACATTCTCCTTCCCTCCCCCAACCTTTTCGGCCCCTAATCCACGCAACCCAGGGTTGGGCTCCTCAACATCTATGTCCACAGTAGCTTCACAGAAAAAGGCATCTTACCGCGGAtaccatcaccaccaccacaACCATTACAGGCAGCACTACCATTATCCTAAGCTTTCCCCTCCCAGGCCGCTCCATCCTACCTCCCCTGCCCCCCTCACTGAACTAAAAGAAGCCACTCCGTCACCAGTCAGTGAGTCACATAGTGAGGAGACCGTGCCCAGTGACAGTGGTATAGGAACGGACAATAACAGCACCTCTGACCGGGGTGAGAAAGCAGGTGGCTTGGGTGGTATTGGGATGCCACACGGGATGGGCAGTAAGTTATTAATGCCGGGGGTCATCGGTTCAGCTGTGGGTCCAGGGGTGGGCCTTAATTCCAGAGGCAGGCGGCGACACTCCGCTGTGCTTTTGGAccgtccctctccctctccatcACCACACGGGGTGGGGACATCACCCGATCCCAGGAGACCTCACCCAGCAGCTCCAGCCTCCTCCTTAATAGGACACAAGGAGAAACATAAGCACAAGTGCAAACGCCGAAGCCCACGGTGCCCCGGCTACGATAAGCTAAAGAGACAGAAAAGGAAACGCAAGAAGAAGTACTTGCAGCTGCGCTCCCGGCGGCACGACCCAGACTTTCTTGCTGAGCTGGATGAGATTGTTGTGAGAATTAGTGAAATACGGATAGCACACCGTACCACAGGACACCGGCTCGGCAGTGGAATAGGCATGGCAGCAGGAACAAGTAGAGGGCCTGGAGTGGGGAGCAGGCCTGGTGGGTTAGGAGGCACAGGCGGCCCTCCACCTCATCATTATGTTCACAGGGACATCCTGCCTACAATCTTCAGGGTTAACTTCGGCAGCTTTTACTCCCATCCTGCATACTCTCATTGCGACCCATTGCACTATGTTCGTAAAccagacatgaagaagaaaagggGGCGGCCTCCCAAAATGAGGGAGTCCATGTCTGATGTTCCATTTTTACCTGGGCTTGGATTCCCACTCTCCAGCGGGGGCTTCTACCACCCCTCCTACAGCGTTCCCTACTCCTCTGGGCCTCTGGGTTTGGGCTATTACAGAGGCTTTCCTCCAGCTAGTGCTCTGTATCCCCACCCACACCACCAGTCACCACACACAGCCCCCTCCCACCACTCTCACCACTCACCCTctttcccccctcctccccccacatctTATATGCATCATCACCACCCTTCACATCTCCTACTTAACCCCTCTAAATTTCACAAGAAAAAACACAAGCTGCTTAGGCAGGAGTACCTGGGAGGAGGAAGGTCCCCTGTCCTGTACCCACCCATGTCCTCTGAGCTTTCCTTCAACTGgcaccacaaacacaaacacagacacaagCACAGAGAGCGCTGTGGGGAAGAGGACAGAGAGGAGGCAGCGAGAGGAGGATCAGGGAGCCGGGCTACTGCAGGGATTTCTGACAGCGGAGCATCAGGGAAAGCAGAGCGAGTTGGCAGTTTAGGAATGGCGGAGTCTTTACAACGATGCCGCTTTGGAGAGGACACAGCCAGCACCAGTGCCAGCAAGCAAGCTGCTTCTACATCTGCCAACTCCCCTTCTTCTTCCTCATCTTCATCTGCAGAAAGGTACAAGCGCAAAGAGAGCCCCATGTCCTGTCTCGGCCCCTCAAGGCTCGCACTGGGTAGCAGCTCAAAAGGTCACCATCCAGTAGAGTCCTGGTTTAGGATGGGGGGCAGCTCTAAGGCAGACTACTCTAAGCTTTCACGAAGTCAAGTGTCACCTGGCCAGGGTCCCTTCTCAGAAGGACAGCCTGAAGACCCCGCAGGCTGCTCAGACAGTGAGAATGAGGAGCCTCTCAGCCCAGCAGTGGATTTAGAGCCTGGATCCCATGATTCTCCAAACCTTACCAATCTTTTTGCCTCTGCTCTCACCCGCACTACACTGAAGGGGGGCAAGTGCAGAAAGACTGAGGCAGTCACAGAGAGCTCGAGCTTCTCCCGCGTGGACCGACCAATAAGGAAGGACCGCTCGACGTCAGCAGAAAGGAGAGACTTGG GGTCATCAGGTATCCAGTCAAGAGGCATTGCCCTCTCTCCCCCTGAAGGGCCCGAAGGATCCATGCACCACCGGCAGCAGCACCATCACCAACCTTCACTTTTTCACTCGCACAGctctgcctcctcctcctcctgcctcTCCCCCTCTCAGGACTTTTGTCTGGATGCCTCCCTGCCCCACCACTCCTATCGAGCACAGCCATCCAAACACAGCCTGCACCACGTCAACAAAATCCTGCGTGCCAAGAAGCTGCAGAGACAAGCTCGTACAGGAAACAACGTGGTGAAGAAGAGGGGCCCCGGACGTCCTAGGAAACACCCCTTACCATCCCCGCCACCATCCCCCCCACCGGTGGTCGAGTTGAATCCGATCCGGCAAAGGGACAGAGGGGCAGAGCGGCCAGTGGGGGGGCGAGCGTGGGAGGAGGACACTGTGACAGAGGCTATTGAGTCAGTAGTCCAGGGCCAGTGCAGGAAAAGTCAGAAGAAGACACAGTGGGACGGAGGAGAGGATGAGGAAgacgaggaagaagaggaggaggacggGGAGGTAGAAGAGCCTGAGGAGCGGTTGCCAGATAGAGAGGAGAACCTGGGCAATCTGGCGGCGAGGTCCAAAGCTGGGACAGGAAGAAGCTGGCTTACTCAGGAAGAACTCCAGCAATTTCGTGG CTCAACGGAAAGCAAGCCAGATGGCCACTGCTCCCCAGAACCCCCAGCGCCCGTCCCCGAGGAACAAGCTCCTCCGCCCGCACCCATTATCACCCAACGGGAGAAGAGACCAGCCAGACCTCCAAAGAAGAAGTTTCAGAAGGCGGGACTTTACTCGGATGTGTACAAGTCCGAAGA CCCCCGGAGTCAGCTCCTGCAGCTAAAGAAAGAGAAGCTGGAATACATACCTGGAGAACATGACTATGGATTGTTTCCGCCTCCAATACATGTTG GGAAGTACCTGAGACAGAAGCGCATTGATTTCCAGTTGCCTTACGACATCTTATGGCTGTGGAAACACGATCAG CTTTACAAAAGGCCGGATGTCCCCCTTTATAAAAAGATCAGATCAA ATGTCTATGTGGATGTGAAGCCTCTCTCTGGTTATGAAACAACAACATGCAACTGTAAGCCGCGTGAGAACATTAATGATAAAGCCTGCCTGGATGATTGTCTGAATAG GATGAGTTTTGCTGAGTGCTCTCCCAGCACCTGTCCCTCTAATGATCAGTGTGACAACCAGCACATCCAGAGACACGACTGGGTCCAGTGTCTGGAGCGATTCCGGGCTGAAGGCAAGGGCTGGGGCATCCGCACCAAGGAGTCACTTTGCTCTGGACAGTTTATCATCGAGTACCTGGGAGAGGTGGTTAGCGAACAAGAGTTTAG GAGCCGTATGATGGAGCAGTATTTCGCCCACAGTGGCCAGTACTGTCTGAACCTGGATAGCGGCATGGTGATTGACAGCTACAGAATGGGCAATGAGGCGCGCTTCATCAACCACAGCTGTGAGCCCAACTGTGAGATGCAGAAGTG GTCGGTGAATGGCGTTTACAGAATCGGCCTCTTTGCTCTGAAGGAGATCCCTGACGGCACTGAGCTCACCTATGATTACAACTTCCATTCCTTCAATACAGAAGAGCAG caagtgtgtgagtgtggctCAGAGAGCTGTCGGGGCATCATCGGAGGGAAGAGCCAGCGAATCAACGGCCTGCCCCCGAAGGCGGGAGGGACGCGGCGGCTGGGCCGACTCAAGGAGAAGAGGAAGTCCAAACACCAGCTCAAAAAACGA GAGGAAGAGTCGAGTGACAGCAGCAAGTTTTACCCTCATCTCATGAAGCCCATGTCCAACAGGGAGCG GAACTTTGTGCTGAAGCACCGAGTGTTTCTCCTGAGGAACTGGGAGAAGATGAGGGAGAAACAGGAGCTGCTGAAGAAAGAGGGCGAGAGAGATAGAGACTCCGGCAGCTTGTCTTTGTATACGCGCTGGGGAGCTGTCATCCGGGACGACGGTAATATTAAGTCAG ACGTGTTCCTGACGCAGTTCTCAGCCCTTCAGACGTCTCGCTCGGTACGAACGCGGAGACTGGCCGCCGCTGAGGAGAACACAGAGGTCACACGCACGGCTCGCCTCGCACACATCTTCAAGGAGATTTGTGACATGATCACCAGCTACAAGG ATTCAGCCGGTCAGACACTTGCTGCTCCGCTGGTGAACCTCCCATCTAGGAAGAG GAACAGCCAGTACTATGAGAAGGTGTCCGACCCTCTGGACCTGAGCACCATCGAGAAGCAAATCCTCACCGGCCATTACAAGACGGTTGAAGCGTTCGACACAGACATGCTCAAAGTGTTCCGCAATGCTGAG aaATATTACGGGAAGAAGTCGTCTGTGGGCCGGGACGTGTGTCGGCTGCGGAAAGCCTACTTCAGCGCTCGCCATGAAGCCGCCGTGCAGATCGATGAGATCGTGGGCGAGACCGCCAGCGAGGCCGACAGCTCGGACTCGCTGGAGCGTGACCACGGAGGGTCGGGGTCCCACGACAAAGACGACGACATCATCCGCTGCATCTGTGGAATGTACAAGGACGAGGGCCTCATGATCCAGTGTGAAAAGTGCATG GTGTGGCAACACTTTGACTGCATGAGGCTGGAGACCGAGGTGGAGCACTACCTGTGTGAGCAGTGTGAACCTCGACCTGTAGACACG GAAGTTCCCATGATACCCCAGCCCAGCTACGCCCAGGCCGGCTCTGTCTACTACATCTGCCTCCTTCGAGATGAACTGCTGCTACATCAAG GTGACTGTGCGTATCTGATGAGAGACAGCAGACGCACACCTGAGGGACAGCCGGTCAGACAGTCCTACCGTCTGTTGTCTCACGTCAACCGAGACAAACTCGACATATTCCGAATCGAGAAACTCTGGAAGAACGAAAA GGGTGAGAGGTTTGCCTTTGGCCACCACTACTTCCGACCTCACGAGACGCATCATTCTCCATCACGCCGCTTCTACCAGAACGAGTTATTCCGCATGCCGCTCTACGAGATCGTCCCCCTGGAGTCCGTGGTGGCGACCTGCTGTGTCCTCGATCTCTACACTTACTGCAAAG GACGGCCGAAGAACGTGAAAGAGCAGGACGTGTACATCTGTGATTACCGCTTGGACAAGTCGGCTCACCTGTTCTACAAAATCCATCGCAACCGCTACCCAGTTTGCACCAAGCCATATGCCTTCAACCACTTCCCCAAGCGGCTGGCGCCCAAGAGGGACTTCTCG CCTCACTATGTTCCTGACAACTACAAGAGGGCCGGGGGCCGCTCTGCGTGGAAGAGCGAACAACCCAAAGGACCCGGAGGCTGCGAGGACGACGGCTCTTCCTGCGACCGGGGAGAAGACTTCCCCCCCGAGGCtgaggaggggagagggggggaggaggaCGACGCGGACCTGAATCCAGAAGACCCTGAAGCTCTTTCAGCCAAGCCCAGGGGAGCGGAACGGCAGGGGGAGGGCGACGaagatgaagatgatgaagacgaCGATGAcgacgaggaggaggaagaagaggaagggCAGGTTTCTGAAGAGCGCAAGGATTTGGAGGACAATTCTGCAGAGAGGATAGGGGAGATGATCGAAATGCCGTCGTCCTCTGCCTCCTCCCCGCTGCACCACCCGGTGCTGGGCAGGAGGGAGGCCCAGAGGGATCGGCTCAATAAAATCCTGCTGGACCTGCTGCACAAAACTCCCAGCAAGAATGGTGAGGAAGCGGGATCAAAGGAGGGGG CCATAGATATCAGTTATCTCCTGGAGGAGGGCGCGGGGCGGCGGATGCGGCGACGGACGCTCGGATTCGGGGATTTCGTGTGCAGAAAATAA